In Colletotrichum destructivum chromosome 8, complete sequence, the following proteins share a genomic window:
- a CDS encoding Putative FAD/NAD(P)-binding domain superfamily, producing MSQNGNSGKDGRKRVLVVGAGAAGMSTAYHLSNHPDKFDVTVIDSVDYCGGQAFSIPLDKDRHGASWFNQGVQGGSYIFHHTLTMFARQGYHADPVELQVSFGKDDRFWTNVFPTGFLAKHQAEVRRLAFMLRFMRWFEVVFALLPLKLVFKLFFFSDEFTNVVGLPMTALFLGTGNATPEVPAIMLERLCTSPTYGMWYPVDEDSVVSNHPPMVVFPNFTDFYTAWKKDLESRGVTVRLSTELTEIVHRNKRGVLVKTKPRTPAKDGHNPVDGDPDAPESEEHYDELVLCVLADTAKKVLGKTSSWRERKVLGSATFSDDITITHHDADYMKKYYENFYDENKAVRVLGKNGDRDQSSRLEYARDNFRPMYYIRMYDGDLSKLEMSFDTTNYQSQFPDKVPFEQHVFQTIYLNKDRDRKHWTDGEIAEDKIIRADWWHQLCHSWTHYLLVVPWMMFLQARRRTRFAGSWTLVNAHEVAIMSGIAAAVDLGADYPEDLEHDRFAFLSFRLYYLLAYGRWYRRRFQGSGSQKAKDGAGWASGLYGSVYKGPGVPTEERSTWREEVKAGRSTENLADGNNGRSQP from the exons ATGTCGCAGAACGGGAACTCGGGCAAGGATGGGCGCAAGAGGGTTCTCGTCGTGGGTGCCGGGGCGGCCGG CATGTCAACGGCCTACCACCTCTCCAACCACCCGGACAAGTTCGACGTCACCGTCATCGACTCGGTTGACTACTGCGGAGGCCAGGCCTTCTCGATCCCCCTCGACAAGGATCGCCACGGCGCGAGCTGGTTCAACCAGGGCGTGCAGGGCGGCAGCTACATCTTCCACCACACGCTGACCATGTTCGCGCGCCAGGGATACCACGCCGATCCCGTCGAGCTGCAGGTATCGTTCGGCAAGGACGACCGATTCTGGACCAACGTCTTCCCCACGGGCTTCCTCGCGAAGCACCAGGCCGAGGTCCGCAGGCTGGCCTTCATGCTGCGGTTCATGCGCTGGttcgaggtcgtcttcgcgctgctgccgctcaAGCTCGTCTTCAAgctgttcttcttctcggacGAATTCaccaacgtcgtcggcctcccCATGACGGCCCTGTTCCTTGGCACCGGCAACGCGACGCCCGAGGTCCCGGCCATCATGCTGGAGCGCCTCTGCACGTCGCCGACGTACGGCATGTGGTaccccgtcgacgaggacagcGTCGTCTCGAACCACCCGCCGATGGTCGTCTTCCCCAACTTCACCGACTTCTACACCGCCTGGAAGAAGGACCTCGAGTCCCGCGGCGTCACGGTCCGCCTGTCGACCGAGCTGACCGAGATCGTGCACCGCAACAAGCGCGGCGTGCTCGTTAAGACCAAGCCGCGCACCCCGGCCAAGGACGGCCACAACCCCGTCGATGGCGACCCGGACGCGCCCGAGTCCGAGGAGCACTACGACGAGCTGGTGCTCtgcgtcctcgccgacacgGCGAAGAAGGTGCTCGGCAAGACGTCGTCCTGGCGCGAGCGCAAGGTCCTCGGGTCCGCCACCTTCTCTgacgacatcaccatcacgCACCACGACGCCGACTATATGAAGAAGTACTACGAGAACTTTTACGACGAGAACAAGGCcgtccgcgtcctcggcaAGAACGGCGACCGCGACCAGTCGTCGCGCCTCGAGTACGCCCGGGACAACTTCCGGCCCATGTACTACATCCGCATgtacgacggcgacctcTCCAAGCTCGAGATGAGCTTCGACACGACCAACTACCAGTCCCAGTTCCCGGACAAGGTGCCCTTTGAGCAGCACGTCTTCCAGACCATCTACCTCAACAAGGACCGCGACCGCAAGCACTGGACCGACGGCGAGATCGCCGAGGACAAGATCATCCGCGCCGACTGGTGGCACCAGCTCTGCCACTCGTGGACGCACTACCTCTTGGTCGTGCCGTGGATGATGTTCCTGCAGGCGCGGCGCCGCACCCGCTTCGCCGGGTCCTGGACCCTGGTCAACGCGCACGAGGTCGCCATCATGTcgggcatcgccgccgccgtcgacctgggcgCCGACTACCCGGAGGACCTCGAGCATGACCGCTTCGCCTTCCTGAGCTTCCGGCTGTACTACCTCCTCGCGTACGGCCGGTGGTACCGCCGGCGGTTCCAGGGTAGCGGGAGccagaaggccaaggacggcgccgggtgGGCGTCGGGCCTCTATGGTAGCGTGTACAAGGGGCCCGGCGTCCCGACGGAGGAGAGGTCGAcgtggagggaggaggtcAAGGCGGGCCGGAGCACAGAGAACCTGGCGGACGGCAACAACGGGCGCAGCCAGCCCTAA